A segment of the Gossypium hirsutum isolate 1008001.06 chromosome D10, Gossypium_hirsutum_v2.1, whole genome shotgun sequence genome:
TTACTCGAAGTAGGGTaggatatttttaaatatataaaacaattatcagtctaattatgttaaaatttgaaataatcctAATACCTTTactatgtgaaattttgaaattctttatcAATGTACAATAGGGGAGGGGAAGGGGCAAACAAGTCCCAAATCCCCAAAATTCATAAAATCataagttaatatataataaaactgtAATTCAACTGTAATAAAAATTTCTAGCTTCAGTCTTATCAATGTGAATAACTAATGGTGTTAACAACTTGaactaactaataatattataaaataggaccaatttacattaaattaaaatataaaaactaaatttcaaattttaagatAGTAAGCATGAGCATCACCAAATTTTATACCTAGTACCACTTATGGAAAACGCATAAAACTAGGTTTCGTGTGTTTCCCTCCAACACATTCGCCAATTCACTTCAAAATTCATCAACAGGTGACACAATCTGATGATGATAGTGACGTGCAAAGTCCGATTATGTACACATTTGCTAGTGGCTCAAAACTAGACAAACAAATGTTGTCCAACTTCCAAGCAAGCAATTACACGTATAAATCCAAATCCttttttaagaataaataccTTCGTCACCAATTGGTACCTCCCCCAATGCAACTTCGAGGAAAGAGAACGTTTTCAAAACGAAGCCGGCCATGAACTTATATACCCCCCACCAACAAAACGCCGCCTGCAACAACCTTCCTCTTACCTGTACATTCATTGTCATCAGCAATCCTTTTCTTATATACATGAAGTTATAAATACCTTACACGCCTAGTTGCCTAAATAGCATGCACTTGAAAATTTCTCAAAAAGACTAAACATGGCAGATGCTATTGTGTTCGAGGATTTCTTCCCTGCCATGGTGGATAAGTTAGGTGCAGAAGGGTTTATGAAAGAGCTATGCAATGGGTTTAGGTTGTTAATGGATGGGGAGAAAGGGATGATTACATTTGAGAGCTTGAAGAGGAATTTGGCTTTGTTAGGGTTACAAGATATGGATGATGATGAAGTGGTTTGTATGTTGAGGGAGGGGGATTTGAATGGTGATGGTGGGTTGGATGAGATGGAGTTTTGTACTTTGATGTTTAGGTTAAGTCCTGCTTTGATGATAAGTTCAAAGAGTTTGCTTGAAGAAGCTTTGGTTACTGAAATGTAACCCTTTTTAATTGTAGCCATTGTTCTTTGTTTTAGGGCATTGTTTTGCTATATTTGTCTATGATGAAATCAAAcgtctcttttattttattttttcatgatGTAATAACATAATACATTATCGGATTTtaagatataatttttatattttaacttgACGAAATTTGATTCTCTTACTACTTTTACGATGTGATTaggtaataattatatttaaattaaaaatatatataattcgcatataaataaactaaacatCCATTCATGGTAATTACGCATGATGTAACCATGGATGAGTTTGTTTTAGAATTTTAGTTGCTTCTACGCTTTGATTGAAAAATTCAAAGTTAGCAAATGGACAAAGGAAGAAAACAAACAAAGATACATATGAGACATCTTTGGTTGTTTTCCACACTCATGGGGCAATATTGAGGATTGAAATGAAACATATATCTTACTTGTAACCTCGGATCTTATTTAGTTTTAGACTCAGATATTAAATATAAGaaatttttgaaatgaaaaataaaagacgAATGTAGAAAAAATAAAGTATGAGTTATTCGAGGTTAGGCTAATTGTTGCAAATATTGCTAATTGGTGAATAGAATTCACTTCACATCAATGTCGATTAAGTTTTATCTCGATTAGCAAggatattattgtcaatgcaagagGGCATAGGTTCGAATGCGCTCAAGTGGATTATTCTgttatttatgggttgaggaggggctatggatatttctaggaattgtgtcaaaaagagtagacatgatcaaaacctataatgagattattcaaaaaaaatcactTCAAATCAGTTAATataggtttttaaaattttcgggTTATCTTAGAGTTTGAATATTTTGAGTTTACTCCTTTGGTTCAAGTTATTTTGGATCATTAgtccaaattattttaaatttgattcatttaaattttaaattatttaagattaGGGTCATCTTTGGGTTTAGGTTAAACCCTACATTGATATTACTTCTGCAATTTAAATTTACTcatttaaccttcaaattttgtCATTCTTTCAATTATTTGAAATTACAACATTAAAATTACTATCTTAATCATTTCACACAACAACTTGAAGTTTTCGAAAAAcaaattgaatttatatgaaaattatttttaatatcgcataatataatactaataattttattagtcTCGTAATTGTATTtccaaaaaaataatatcatatcatgtaaaaaatattaaatattaataggATCATTTAacctataaaatatttataaatctaATAACTTTTAAACATTCGGTTAGATTGATCTTCACTTtaatcttaatttattttatctacaCAAACTACATATAATTTTAAGGATCCATACATGAAGAAATTTTGACATTGTGGGGTTGTTGGGCATGAAGATGGTGTAGTGTTGTTGTCGGATTAGATGATGGAGTATATGCAAGTAAAAGCATGTGATTTCATGTAcatgaagaagaaaaaggaaggtaCATCAAGTTTGGACAGCACACAAATGATTTGATTGAGATTCCAAATCCGAAGGTTGTAGTGGAAGAAAATTTGCGTAAATTGTGATGCTTAACAAATGGTCCGCCATATGAACAAAAAGATTTATATTGACGTAGGCCTCTAATAAATTCGAGGAAGAAATCCAAGTTCAAACCTTTCACGGGTTTAGCGGATGAAGATTCATGTAAGTCAAAAGCTTGAAGCTTTTACAGGGAAGAGGTACAGATTAGGTGGAGATCTTAAACTTGATTTTTACtgttttttaggtttaattttcttataaatgtttttatttaaataaataatgatattataatttgtTCTTCCATAATCCAATCAAAAGATTATATGTGAACCAACTATTTAAAGTAGGATACTAATGAAACCCAAAGTTAAGCAAGCAAAGAATCCCAGCtcaattttcttataatttaacTATAAGTAGTATATTATAGTTGCTTTTATAGATCACAGCTTAATTCCCTAAAAGAATTTCTTAGCACAGGCTTGTTTTCATGTCAACTCAGTTcactatttaaaatttaatgaaatattaaaaatatttttattatttcaattgattttttatcaACCTCAATCTAAATTGGGCCGGGTATGTTGGGTTGGACGGACTGCCTGATCCATACACAGTACTAGCCATAGATAAGAGTCGGTTCGGTTCCTCTTTTAAATCCCTAGCTCTTGTAATTTCTAGGCCTTCTCTCCCCAATTACAATCGAAAtcaattagggttagggtttttcccCATCCAAATTCTGATTTAACCCAAAATGCCTCAACGTCACTCGAAGAACAACAACGATTTAGCCTTCTTCACCTACGATGAGAAGAGGAAGCTAGGGTACGGTACTCAAAAGGAGAGATTAGGAAAAGACTCCATTAAGCCTTTCGATGCTTGCTGCCTTTGCTTGAAACCTTTCATCGATCCCATGTCTTGCCAAAAAGGTCATGTTTTTTGCAAAGAATGCATTCTCGAATGCCTTTTAGCCCAGAAAAAGGATATCCAAAGGTATTCCCTTTTTTAGCCCAGACCCTTGTGTTTATCTCAATGAATCATTTATTTGTATTTTGCCcaattttttgtttgatttttgtgataaatcttaaaattaggCATGAATTTTGATCTAATATGTAGTATGATGAACTTAGGCTTGGTGTATTGATTCAATTATACATGTAAAATTTTGATCCAATTGTATACATATAAAAACGTAAACGAATTCAATTATTTTCATGTTTGaacaatataattatttaatatgttaACATAAAACAGTGTTACATCGATAATGGTGTTATGGTGTacgaaaatcaaattaaattaaaaaatatgtatacaattgcataaaattgaatttcGTGTATTACATTGTagattttcttccttttttcccCCCTTCGTTGAGGAGTTATTTCTCAACAAACAGATAATGTCTAAGATCTTTAGAACATGATTTTCTGGGTATTTTGTGGATCGTATAGGCTGACATGCATTTAGAAGATGGTTGGTGATTTATGGCCAAAATTGTGCAGTGTTGCTTCATTCAGTGTTCCATATGCTAGGGATTATAGACTCCTTAGCTTCTAACAAACTATTTCTTTAAAGTTGCGAAGGATGCTTTCGGTTCATGTGCAGTTTGGTGTCTTCTTTGACTTATACTAGCCGTTTTCGCTAATCACTCTTGATGTATTTGAGATTGGTGCCTTAATGTGCATCTTTTTGTTCACGGTTCTAGATTGTCCTTGTGTTTGTTTTGTTTCATGATAATCTAGAAAGCTTATCATTAATCTTTTAGACCATTGGATCACATCAATAGCTTCTCTGATAGTAGTTGAAAGGTTGCGAGGATCAACTAGAGCATCATTGCTACTTTTTTCCTGTTTTCATCGACACAAAGCAGGATTTATATATGCCTACATTTGTGAATTTCAATGTTCTGTAATGtatttttatttggttatttagcAATATAAAATTGGTAGTCTTCAATATGAAAAACAACCCTTCACATGATGTAGAAAAAACAGTGGGTTTCTGGTACTAAATTTTCTTCGAAAAAGAAGATTATAAATTGTCGTGCTCGGATTCAACTAGAACATTTCATTTATGGGGTCAATAATGGAAACTATGATTTCCATCCTCTGACAGGAAACTTGCTGCCCATGCTGCTCAGCAGAAACTAGAGaaggaggaggaagaagagaggttgATATTGGAGAAAGCAAGAGAGCTGGACGCATTCGATCAACAAAATCACGGTGCCTTACCACAATACAATGACAAAAACCACAGCAGAGACAAGAATGGTTTCCATGGAGCAAACAGTGTCAAAGTCACATCTTTTGAAGAGGAAGCACTCCGGACAATGAAAGCATTTTGGCTTCCCTCCGCCACTCCAGAAGCACCTGTTAAAGTCGACACTCCTTCCACCAGCACAGTCTGTCCAGAGGGCAAAGAAAAACTCAAACTGAAAACCCTTTTTCCTATCTACTTCACTGAAGATGAGAGCGAGCAAAAGAAATCCAATCTCGATAAAACCTATATCTGCCCGAGCTGCAAGGTCACTTTGACCAACACATTGTCGTTGGTAGCTGTAAGTTCCTGCGGGCATGTCTTTTGCAAGAAATGTGCCGATAGGTTTATGGCTGTCGATAAAGTTTGTTTAGTCTGCGACAAACCATGCAGAGAGAGGAATTTGGTTACTTTGGAAAAAGGAGGGACAGGGTTTGCTGGACATGGGGATCATCTTGAAGCTACTGATTTCAAGCATTTGGGAAGTGGTAGCGGCTTGGGGCTTGTAAGACCTGCGGCTAAGACATAAACAAGAAATATGAAAcaagaaagaggaaaaaaataatgCCACAAGTTTGATTTTTGCATAATGCCTGTTGGTTTAATCATCTTCAATAACCTTTTGTTCAGTATTTCTGGTATTAACGTGTTCAGTTTTATTGTAATCTTGTAAAATAGTTATGGCCATATCATTTTCTATTTCATGCAGTGTTGTTGGACTGGATTTTATGTTtctttggatttttaatttatttgctaaTCGGACTGACCAGTTGAATTGGGAACAAATAGTTTGATCGGTTCTATTGTTGGTCCGGTTCCATGGGATTAATCCAGGGTACTATGAGTTTTTGTATTAGGAACTCGattatattttgtttcttttattcaaaaaatgtttttgagtaaattagttattgtatagaataaagaataaactggtgtttttgataaaattatatcaatttttataattaaaaattggtCCTTGTACTTCAAATAAGGTatacttataatttttaattttcaatagtaaaatttgatgaaaattttagtAATAATGATGGGTTTGCTTTTCaacttaaaatacaaaaatattattttttgagtaaaaggaTAAAAGTGAAATCTGATTTTTATCGCAGAGGTTTCAATggtaattttactataatagtcTCCTCCAATGTACTCTACATTGCCACGGCGGCGGCGCCGCGGTCTACTTCAGTTTCACCTCTCCTCGTACGTGATTTATAATATTTGGTCCTAATCATTAATTTGTGAGTAAAGTTAGCTCCTTTTTCTGGGTGGGAATAGGGGAAACCTATCATACAGCAATTATTAGCAGATTATAATCATAAATCCTCTAATAATCTGTATCCCTAGTGGCAATAGCTGTCTCAACGACAATTATCCGCCCCCATTTGGGTCCCACACGCCGCCGCCCACGCCAAAACGTAAAACATTAACTACAACATTTAAAAGGCAGTAACTTTAGAGCGGGAGAGAGGATAAGCTGTGAGATTTCGTGGTTTGGGTTTTTAATGGCGGAATTAAACAAGCAAGAAAAAGTAGTTATAAATGGAAACGAAGAAGGAGAAGAAACGAGGTTGTTAGAAGGAATGGCGGCGTTAGATTTCGACATGCTATGTTCCACGGTGGCTTCTCAACAAACCCAAGGCAAATGGAGGGAAATTGAAAGCTCCGGGGAAGAAAACGCCGTCGGCGTTTTGAGGATGTGGGAAGGTGAAGTTGTTCTTGATTTCATGTATGACCGCCGTGTCGCTCTTGAATCCGCCTGGTCAGTTATTTTTCTCTATGTTTTGATGTTGTGAAACTGATATGAGCgattaaattatatgtttgtgaATTACTGTGTTTTAATGTTGCAGTTGCCCCTGCTACAGATTTGGGAAGAACATGAAGCGGGTTGGTTTTGGTTATTGCCTTCTTCAGGTAAAAAATAATGTGTTTTCATGGTCATATTATAATATGCAAGTTTTTTGAGGATCTTTTTTGCAACTTCTATTTATATTCTAGTCCCTGCACTTCAGTGTTTATTACCAATGATGTGCtgtatttcaatatttttctgAATTCATAATATGCTGTGTTCCAGGGAACTGTTTATTTCATTCTTCTTGTTAGTGTGTTTCTCAACATCCTTGCCTTTATGGTCACCGACCGGAATTGCTTCCTGTATTTAGCCGTTGCTTTCACCGTATCTCTCGGTGCGTATTCGGGGTTCTTCCGTAtgcaaatcaaaagaaaattcaataTTATGGTAAGAAATTTTACTTACGATCATGCTTGATTCTTAGGGATTGGCATAAATGTTTCAACTAGGTGTCTGAAAGACCAACTAGATTGATGCAAAGCCTGTTTTG
Coding sequences within it:
- the LOC107942073 gene encoding E3 ubiquitin-protein ligase CSU1, which gives rise to MPQRHSKNNNDLAFFTYDEKRKLGYGTQKERLGKDSIKPFDACCLCLKPFIDPMSCQKGHVFCKECILECLLAQKKDIQRKLAAHAAQQKLEKEEEEERLILEKARELDAFDQQNHGALPQYNDKNHSRDKNGFHGANSVKVTSFEEEALRTMKAFWLPSATPEAPVKVDTPSTSTVCPEGKEKLKLKTLFPIYFTEDESEQKKSNLDKTYICPSCKVTLTNTLSLVAVSSCGHVFCKKCADRFMAVDKVCLVCDKPCRERNLVTLEKGGTGFAGHGDHLEATDFKHLGSGSGLGLVRPAAKT
- the LOC107942066 gene encoding uncharacterized protein → MAELNKQEKVVINGNEEGEETRLLEGMAALDFDMLCSTVASQQTQGKWREIESSGEENAVGVLRMWEGEVVLDFMYDRRVALESACCPCYRFGKNMKRVGFGYCLLQGTVYFILLVSVFLNILAFMVTDRNCFLYLAVAFTVSLGAYSGFFRMQIKRKFNIMGTDNLLDDCIYHLICPCCTLSQESRTLEMNNVQDGTWHGRGAICIGSHSEGNRPFFELHHPHPISIKIPEPCSMQNGLNGFR
- the LOC107942068 gene encoding calcium-binding protein KRP1, with product MADAIVFEDFFPAMVDKLGAEGFMKELCNGFRLLMDGEKGMITFESLKRNLALLGLQDMDDDEVVCMLREGDLNGDGGLDEMEFCTLMFRLSPALMISSKSLLEEALVTEM